In the Pontibacillus sp. HMF3514 genome, CGTTTGGGTTACATTTATTAACGATGCTCATGATTGGTAGTCTAGGTGTCATGTTTTCGACAATTATTCGAAAGACGATGGTCGCAACCATTACGACGTATGGCGTTATGCTGTTCTTTGTAGTCGGAACAGGTCTTTTGTATATTTTGCTAGGTGAGATTATGTATAACCTTAATCAAAATCCAACAACGACAAATCAAAGGTGGCTCCCTTATATCTCCCTTATGTTGAATCCGGGTATAGTGCTTTTCAATTCATTTGAAGCAGGTGGCCTTGATTATGCATTACAAAGGTTGGGGATCACATGGCCGATTTGGAAAGGGTTCACGTTATCCTATATCGGAATTAGTATCTTTGCTTTGTTTGTAAGTATCATGCGTTTACGACCTCGCATGCGTTCGAAAAAAGTGAAAAAGAAGGCGTCTTAAATGAATGAACAACGACAATTTTTTCATTTGTTGAAGGAAGTGAAACGGAAGCTTTGGATTCATGAAGGGATTCGGATCTTCTATATGAGTCTTCTGGCTTATGCGGGTGTGACGTTGTTTTGGCTTGCTTTGAGTCGGTTTTTCTTGATCCTACACGTTGATACAAAAGTTTTTGCAAGTGTAGCTATCGTGCTCCTAGCAAGCTTGACTTATTTTGTTGTGAAGAAGCCTTCAGATATGGAGGTAGCTTCACGATTTGATGATCAAGGGTTAGAGTCACGTGTTCAAACAGCATATCACTATATGGAAGACGAATCGGATATGGCAAAACTTCAGCGTAAGGATACGTTGAACAAGATGAAAGAGGTTTTGCCAATGATCAAGCAGGAGCGCATGGGGTGGTTCGATTGGAAAAAGCTTTCGATTGCTCTTGGCTTATTTGCTCTTGCTTATCTTTCTCTCCTTTTTCCGAGTAGTGTGATGGAACAGGCAGATCAACAGGAAAAAGAGGAAAAGATCGTCGAGGAACAAAAGAAGAAAGTGGAAGAGCTTGCTGAGGATCAAAAGGACACGGGTGAGGAAGCGAAGAAAGAGTTAGAAAAGCTCGTTGAAGAAGTAAAGAAAGAGCAAAAAGCGGAGGAGATTCAAGAGGATCTGCTTCGAGCTGAAAATCAGTTAGATAAGTTGAAAAAGCAGGCTGAACAATCGAAACAAAAGCTTCAAGATATGAGTGAACAAATGAAAGGCTTGAATCTGGATAGCTTAGCTCAAGCATTGAGTAACGTGAATCAAGCTCAAATGGAAAATCGGATGGCGGACTTAAAGAAGCAGTTAGAAGGTATGGACCAAGAACAACTTGAACAATTGCAAAAGCAATTACAAGAGGCCGCTAAACAGATGGGGCTTGATGGTGAGAATGTGAACCAACAATCCCTTTCAAAAGAAGAATTCGAAAAGTTAATGGCTCAGATGGAAGATGAATTGAAGAAAATGATGAAGAAAGCTGGGAAAGCCTCGAAGCTTGCCCAAACCCAAGCCGATCTTCAAAAGCTAGCCCAACAAATGAATCAGCAAATGTTGAGTGCAGGATTAGGGACATCTGGATCGTTATCTTTTGCAGGAAGTTCTTCATCAAGAGGCTCGTTTGGAGGCCAAGGACAATCAGGTCAAAATGGACAGTCTGGCTCTGGTTCTGGTTCAAATGGCTCTGGATCAAAAGGATCGGGATCTGGAAGCGGTTCAGGATCAGGTTCAGGGAGTGGATCAGGTTCTGGTAGCGGTTCAGGATCAGGGTCTGGAACGGGAAATGGTTCTGGTACTGGGGCAGGTAATGGAGCTGGTCTCGGTGCTGGGAATCAGAATTTAACGGTTCCTCAGGAAGGATTAGACGGACAGAATAATGTTGAGCGCGATACTGGTGAACTAGGTGAAGGTTCAAGTGAGCAGCAAATCGCTCCTGATGCACCGATTTTACCTGGGCAGGTGCGTTCCTATGAGGAAGTGTATAAGAAGTATGAAGATACGTATCGTCAGGCTTTAGAACGCAATGATTATCCAGACCGACTGCAGCGTATCATCAAGGAATATTTCTCAGATATTGAACCGAAGGAAGGGGACAGCGGATCATGACAGCCATAAATGAACAATTTTTAGCTGAAATCAAAGAACATATCGATCTCGTAAAAACCGAACTCCGTAAGTTTATTGTCGGTCAGGAGGATGTGGTCGAACAACTTCTCTGGGGGATTTTTGCCGAGGGGCATGTCCTTTTAGAAGGACTACCTGGACTTGGAAAAACGATGCTAGTACGAAAAATATCGGAAGTCATGGAGCTTCAGTTTTCCCGCGTTCAGTTTACACCTGACTTGATGCCAACAGATATTACCGGAACAAACATGATTCAGCCGAATGAACAGGGTGGCCAGTCCTTTGTGTTTCATGAAGGGCCGCTCTTTTCCAATATCGTGTTAGCTGATGAGGTAAACCGTGCCACCCCCAAAACGCAGAGTGCTTTACTAGAGGCGATGGGAGAAAAAACGGTAACGGTGATGGGGCAAATGCACCGACTACCAGAACCCTTTTTTGTTTTGGCTACCCAGAACCCGATTGAATTAGAAGGCACGTACCCATTGCCAGAAGCACAGATGGACCGTTTCATTATGAAAATTGATGTGAAATATCCGTCACGTGAAGAGTTAAAGGAGATTGCGGTACGCACGACAGCTCCGAACATTGAACCTCTACAAAAACGCGTTGATGCTGAGTTTGTGGTAAATGTGCAAAAAACAGCGAAGGAGTTACTTGTCGCTGAGCCTGTTCTTGATTATGCGGTGAATATTGTTATGGCGAGCCACCCTGAAGATGAAGGAACTACGGATGAGATTCGTGAGTATGTACGATATGGTTCAGGGCCACGTGGACTGCAAAGCTTACTCTCTATTGCAAAGGTTAGAGCGCTTTTTGATGGTCGTTACAACGTATCGGTAGGCGATATTAAAAAGGCGGCTTTTCCAGTTTTACGTCACCGTATGTTCTTAAACTTTGAAGGAGAAGCGTCAGGCGTTTCGAAAGACGATCTTATCCAAGCCTTGCTGGAATCTGTAGCGGAAAGGGCGTGAGGATATGAGCACGCTGTTATCACCTGTTCTAACGAAGCGTTTAGCTAACTTTTCACTAACGACCAGACAAACTGTACGAGGGGGACATAAGGGTGAACGCCGGTCTCAGCGACTTGGTTCTTCGCTTGAGTTCTCTGATTATCGCTTGTACAGTCCTGGTGATGATTTAAGACAGATTGATTGGAACACATATGCGCGAACAGAGAAATATTACATTAAGCGCTTTTTAGATGAACAGGAGCTTCCGGTATCGGTCTATTTGGATTGTACGAAATCAATGGGAATCGATGAGAGAAAGTGGTTGCGCGCTAAGCAAATGGCAGCGGTTTTTACCTTTTTGTCTCTTGCGAATTCTGATCGCCTTTCCGTAACTCCTGTGGCGTCTTCATCGCGAGCTTATCCCTATACAAAAGGGAAGGCGATGACAAAAAAAGTGATGGATTATATAGAGGATGTGTCGCTAGCTCCTGAAAATGAAGCTTTTGGCTATCATCTTTTAAAAAATGTGGATCGCTCTCGTCAAGGTAGCTTCAGCATTGTGATTAGCGACTTTTTAGAGGATCCAACGAATTTGTTTTCTTCCATTAAAAAGATGCAAGCGAAACGGCAGCAAGTGTTGCTGATACAGGTTTTGTTACCGGAAGAGAAGGATCCGAACTATGCAGGGGATCTAAAACTGATTGATATTGAATCGAGTAGAGAACGGGATATTTCGATGAATCCCCGTGTCATTAAGCAGTACAGGGAACGATTTGAAGAACATACAAACAACATAAAATCGTTTTGCAATAAGCGTGGGATTGATCTTGTACCATGTTTAACCTCAGACAGCCTTGAGGAGACGATTTTTTCATCACTTATGAAGAAAGGCTGGATCGGGAGGTGAGCTTATGGGTTTCTTAGCACCAGTATCCCTATGGTTTTTAAGTGCAATTCCTATTTTATTGGCATTTTATTTTTTCAAAAAACAATATGAGAAACAATCGATTTCGTCGATTTATCTTTGGGAGAAGACGTTAAAGGAGTGGGAGACGGATCGCTGGTGGAATAAGCTACAGAAAAATATCCTACTGTTTCTTCAGCTTCTCATTCTTCTTTTTTTAATCATGGCGTTGTTGCGCCCTTATTTTCCTGGGGAGAAAGTACAGGGGGAACAACTTGTAATCGTGATGGATTCTTCAGCTTCGATGGCTGGTGAAGAGCGATTTTTAGATGTTAAAGAGGATGCAAA is a window encoding:
- a CDS encoding MoxR family ATPase, translating into MTAINEQFLAEIKEHIDLVKTELRKFIVGQEDVVEQLLWGIFAEGHVLLEGLPGLGKTMLVRKISEVMELQFSRVQFTPDLMPTDITGTNMIQPNEQGGQSFVFHEGPLFSNIVLADEVNRATPKTQSALLEAMGEKTVTVMGQMHRLPEPFFVLATQNPIELEGTYPLPEAQMDRFIMKIDVKYPSREELKEIAVRTTAPNIEPLQKRVDAEFVVNVQKTAKELLVAEPVLDYAVNIVMASHPEDEGTTDEIREYVRYGSGPRGLQSLLSIAKVRALFDGRYNVSVGDIKKAAFPVLRHRMFLNFEGEASGVSKDDLIQALLESVAERA
- a CDS encoding DUF58 domain-containing protein, with product MSTLLSPVLTKRLANFSLTTRQTVRGGHKGERRSQRLGSSLEFSDYRLYSPGDDLRQIDWNTYARTEKYYIKRFLDEQELPVSVYLDCTKSMGIDERKWLRAKQMAAVFTFLSLANSDRLSVTPVASSSRAYPYTKGKAMTKKVMDYIEDVSLAPENEAFGYHLLKNVDRSRQGSFSIVISDFLEDPTNLFSSIKKMQAKRQQVLLIQVLLPEEKDPNYAGDLKLIDIESSRERDISMNPRVIKQYRERFEEHTNNIKSFCNKRGIDLVPCLTSDSLEETIFSSLMKKGWIGR